The Heliorestis convoluta genome includes the window TTCTGAAACCCTTGCTACATAAGGCTTTCTGTAACTCCAATTCGGAAATTGAAAAGCTATTAAACGATAAGCTTCTTGGCCTCTTTAACTGTTCCTACTCTATATATGCTGTCTAAAATTTTATTCAATTTCTCTAGATCCGTTATACCTCTTACTTCTTTTTGGAGATCTATAGATCCTGTCCCAAACCTAGCTTCAAGATATTTGCATATAGACTCCTGCAAACCTTCTGACTTACCTTCTACTCGGCCTTCTACGCGACCTTCTGCCCGGCCTTCTTCTCGGCCCTCTTCTCTGATCCATTGTTCGATTTTCGTCATTTTGAGCACCTCCAGTATGCGCTTTTTTACTTCATCAGGTAGAATTCGATCGGTTATGGCCACGATACAGGCTACTGTGAAAGCTTGTAATACTTCGCTTTCAATTTGTTTGGCCAATTCTACGGCTTCTACAGCGAGTGCTGCTTCATCTTTCTTCTGGCTAAACATCATTGGTAAAAAGATCAGTTTCTGCATATCTAAATCGTCTAGCTTCTCACCACGTTCTATTTTTTCCTTTAATATCCTTAGTTCTTCGTCACCGTTAAAATCACTCATAAATACGTTAGAGACTTGATAGTTAAGGGATCCCATAACAAGCCTTTCCGGTGCTCTGTTAATCTTTCCTGCGTAGACCACAGCTGTATGAACTGGCAAGGCATGTCGTTCTACAATGCGAGCTCCGTAGTAAGCAAATCTTCTCAGCTCATCATCCGGTATGGTTGTCTGAAATTCCAGGTGTAACAGTGTATTGTCTGCAAGCTTGAAAACAAAATCTATACGCTTTTCTTTGGCTTCTACGACAGGCAAGGCTGTTGGCAGCATTTCTACGACTGGTGCTACATCTATCCCTAATACTTCTAGGCTTTTTCCTTTGAATGTCTCGGCTACGGCTTTAAGAACTATGTCTTTAGACTGCCAGGCTATCTCTGTTTCTTGTGTTGAATTCTCAATCTTCGTCATGATCGGAGGAATCAATCCCTTTCTTTCATTGTAGCATATCCTATTTTCCTTTGCAGGGCTCCACATTTTGTTCTTTTATTCTAGTTTATTTCAACTGTTTCCTTCAATTTTTGATGATTTTTTACAGTTACTTTTCTGTGATAATACCGATGATAGAGCTTTTCTTGCTTCTTTTTAAAATAAGACAAACCAGCCACAGGTTGCTAGGAACAACCTGTGGCTGGTTTTTTGTTGCTTTAAAAATATTGGAAGACCTCTTTTTCTTGAAAACATTGCTCTTTCTAACTGAATTCCTTGTTGCTACCCCTGTCCTTCGAATGGAAGTATTGTGTCGCAATCCTCTATAAATCGAGGCACCATTTCTACCCCGGTCTTCTGCAACCCTAGCTACATAAGGCTTCCCAGAGTCATTTTGCCGAACCTCTTAACGGTTCGAGTAAAAATGGATGTTTTTGCGTTATGTCAACCAAATTTCAGTGCCGAAATAATTTAATTATCTCTATTAAGCTCTATTTTTTCGCCGAATGCTCACTTTTGCCGAACCTACCCCCTTTTTTAGCCTAAAAATAGGTTCGGCAAAGAGCAGATTACTAAAAAAATTAGGTCAACGATCTAGTATGATACTACAAAAATACACCAAAAGATCCAAAAATCCTTTTTATTGCTCTACTTTTTAAGCCTCTTTTCCTTTTCAATATGCTCATAATACGCCACAATCTGCTCTTCCGCTTTATTACAAATCCGCTCTTTGTCCTGAACTGTTAACTTTCTCCAAAGCGAAGGTGCCCATTGTACTTGCGTCAATTCTCGGGACTGTTGAAAGTAGCCTTTGCGCTCAAACTTTTCAAAAGGCATGGTAAAAAGGATGTTGCGGATTTCTTCTGTCGTTAGATCTTGCACTCGTGACAATCTAAATATAGGTTTTTCAACAAGAAGATTCTGTTCAGCACGGTTACGGTAAAAGAAGGTAAAACGCTCTACCAGATCGGCAATCATAACACGACCTGTCTCATCGGCTAAATCTACCATCGCTCGAAGGAGTACAGGCTTATAAGACGATGACATATCTCCCCGCTCTAAGAATGCAAAAAATTCTTCGTAGATAGGCAATCTTTTCGGGATTCCCATGGTAGTGCGAATTTCTTCTAATCGCTCTGGCTCAAAGTAGTAATAATGATGTCGTCCCAAGGGCAACTCATGATCAGCTTCAATTTTTCCTTTTTTGACCCAATTTCTAACGGTCATATCGTCAACACCTAGCTCTATGGCCACTTTGCGGTGACTCCACATATGTTCGACTGCTTCTTGCCAATCAAAAAGGTCTACTCTTTCGACATCTTTCAACCAGAGATGCAAGTTGGCTACCAGATCAGGTCGTTCTTGCGTCCATTGCCTTGCATCCCAATGTGCTTTTTCTTCGGCGATTTTCTCTGGCGATGCTAGTACATAGCGACCAGCCATGTATTCTCGAATTTTGAAAAGTCGATGTAAACTCAAGGCCTGGTTATATTTGCTTCCATTGTCGACAAAATCGATAACAAGCAAAGATTCTTTTCCAGGAGCTTTTCGTGTGCCTCTTCCTAACTGTTGTAAGTATATGACTTTGGATAAGGTAGGACGAGCCATGATCAGCACACGCGTTTCTGGGCTATCCCACCCTTCATTGAGAATGTCGCAGGCACAAAGCACTTGCAGGATACCTTTTTCGTAGTCTTTTAAGATTTTTTGACGCTCTAATCTGCTCTGTTGACCTGATACAGCTCGTGCTGCAATGCCTTTTTCTTGAAAGAGGCTGGCCATCTTTTCAGCATGGGCTACATTAACACAGAAAACAACAGCTCTTTCTCCTGCTACCAACTCTTGATAAGCTTGGACTATCAATTGGTTGCGTTCGGGTATATGGAGTTTTTCTTCTAAATCTTTGGCTTGATAGCGGATGCCATTGAAGCGAAGAGAAGAAAGATCGATGTTTGTTTTTACTCGTATACATCGTATCGGTACCAGTTCACCCAATTCAATGGCTTGGCGAAGATCCATTCGATGGGCTACGTTTTGAAAGATTTCGAGAAGTGATTGACCGTCCATTCTTTCTGGTGTAGCTGTCAAGCCAAGTAAAAATTGTGCGTGGAAGTAGCCGATCACTTGCTGATAGGTGCGAGATGTAGCATGATGAGCTTCGTCGATAATGATATAGCCAAATTGTTCAGGATCAAAATCAATGAGATTCCGTTGTATATACTGAATCGTGCTGACAAGCACAAGGTTGCTTCCAGAATTGTTGTCATCTTGCATAGTAGTTTCTTTTCCAAAGAGATTCTTATTGCTTTGCTCCATAGCTTGATAAGGCCATGGGTGCACTTCATGATGAACTCCTCGGATCCCATCTCCATCGATAATAGCGACCTTTGCTTCCGGCCATAGACGAGCAAAAGTGGAGGCACCTTGTTCGACCAGTTCTCGCGTATGCGCCAACAAAAGGGTGGGTAGATTCATCTTTTTGGCATCAAGAACGGCTGTTGTTGTTTTCCCTGTTCCCGTGGCATGGGTGAGCAAGGCGATAGAATTGCCTTCGCGGCGTAATTTTGCTAGTTCTTCTAAAGCTGCTTTTTGGTGTTCTCGCAGCTCTAGATCGCCTGAAGAGATCTGCGATGCTCGTTGTTTGGGCAAAAAATCGGCCAAATCTGAAGATGGGGATTGTTGCCAAGAAATTGCACCAGTTCACTTTTTACTTGTTCGGGACTTTGCGTCAATTGGCGATAGGCCCAGCGGTATACTTTCCATCCTTGGTAGATGAGACTGTTTTGTCGAATCAGATCGTCGATAAATTTATCTTTGGCTACTTGCAAGGGATCGTGGTATCTTTGTCCATCGATTTCTAAGGCGTATTTTTCATAGCCTATTGATAAAGCATAATCGATTCGACGAGGATAGCCGTAGATATCTTCAAAAGGCTGTTCTGGCATGAGATATTGTACCTTTTCCAAACCAAAGGTATCTGCAAAGATTTCCATGAAAAGATCTTCTGAGGAGCTTGAACCCTTTCTTAGACTTTTGTTATTGCTGTTGTTTTCACTTTGTCTCTTCTCACCTTTTTCTTTGGTTTTTTTCTCTTCTTTCAAATTCAAATCACCTTCTTAGTACGATGAATTTCCTAAAATTAGCAAATATACTTTCCTTTTACCGTATACTTATGTAGTCTCAGCCTTATTATTTGAATAAGCACTTGCTAAAAAGCTTCTGCAAATCAAGGTCAAACTGTCTTTAACTTTCGACATGTCTTTTATGTTCTTCTTTCACATAATTGATATCTCATCAAAAAATTCTATATTCTATAAATTTCAAAAAAAAATCGATTGCCTACATTTAGACAATCGAACTCTGATGGCGATATGCTTAGATTAAATAGGTCGTCTCCTGCTTGTAAAATTGCAAAAATTTATCTCAAAACAATCAGTCATTTTGAATCGCTAAAAGAGCTTATTATCTAACTCCCTTTTGAAAAGCAAAACAAAGATGTGTTAAGTTTCTGAAGCATTGATTGAGAGGAGTAAACTACGGAAGTAAAAATTAATAGTAGTTTATCATATTTTTCTTTCTAACCTTTGTCGTATTTTGTCGCTTCATTTGTTTTTATTTTTCTCCCCTGTACCCTCAGTTCTAGGTCACTTCACAGAGGCTGTAAAGCAATGCAATCTTGCTTTTGAATTTTTTCAATCATTTCCATCCACGCTTTTGGTTTATTAGACAAGACAGCGTAGTAGCGTCTTAAAAATTTCACAACAAGATCGGCTTCCAGACAGTCCAGGCTGTCATCGGATGGAAGAAAGCATAGATCAAGCCCCGTTACAGCTTCTCCATCATTTTTCCATGAAGGATGGACATAATCAATATCAATGCGTTTAAAACCCATGTGCGACAGTACTTCTCTCCGGACAAAAGGGTCCATTGGTTTTACGCCACCAAATTCATTTTGCTTAACTCGATAGGGATCATAAATCTCGGCAAAGGTGCCATACAGTTTTTTACCCTGCTGCGTGGCCAGTTCTTCCAAATCAGCCGTACGCTTTTTGGCTAAAAAAGGACCTATAGACAGGCCTGGTTGACCAATGATCGTAAAGTCAGTCATGGCCACATTAAAGTCTTCATAATAACGATACTCTGTGGTTCCAACGACTTCACCATTGTGTAAGGCTACAAAGACACGGATTCCTGGATCTTCTAAAGGCTCTTTCCAAAGGTCAAATTCCAACACTTCTTCTGGAGGAAATACTTTTTGCATGAGTTGGTGCATCTGTTTGAATAAGGGATCGGAAATACTGGTTATTCTTCTGTATTCCATCGATATTCTTCTCTCTTTTCTAATCAATATTGGGAATTCTCTTTATAATTCCATAAGTTTCTCTATGGATTTTGTTGTAAAGTAACTTTTCTTCGTCGTAAGGCTTTTTTTCTTCTGCTGGGTAACCTACTGCGATAATAGACTCAACATGATATTTTTCTGGTATTCCTAAAAGCTGCTTAACATATTCTTCTGCTTTCACATTTTCCTTATGCATTCTCTCTCTTACCTGAATCCAGCAAGAACCAAGCCCTAAGGAATGAGACGTAAGATGGATTATGACGGAAGCAATAGAGGCATCTTCTATCCAAACGTCACAAGCCTCGGGATCTGCGATTACAACAATTCCTAATGGAGCACTTGCTAAGAACTGAGAACTATGTTCTCTACACTGGGAAAGCTTTTTCAGTACTTCTTGGTTTGTAACTGCTATATATTCCCAAGGTCTTCTAGACCTTGAAGATGGGGATAGCAAGGCCGCTTTTAGAATGGCATCTACTTTTTCTTCTTCTACTTTTTTATCCTGATACTTTCTAATGCTTCTTCGAGACTTTAATAAGTCTAACATTGAAGCTCCTCTCCCTTCATAAAGATGATCAGGTTCTGTGCAAACGATTACGGCGAGACTCTTAGCGAGCCATTATAGATTTTACTATAAAATCTATAAACTATGTACCACAAGTCTCGATCAGTTGTCTTTTTTTCGTTGACAACATACTTGAAAGTATGCTAAGGTAACGATGTTGTAAAAATTCCATACATTCCCGTTAGGTGAGGCTCCTGTACGGAGATATGCTACTGCCCAGAAATGTCGAGAGACGCCAATGGGTCAACAGTGAAGATCGGCTTAAGGTCTTCGTTAATGTAGCTGGCCAGTCCTATGCTGTACAGTGCTGAAGCTCTACGAGTGGGGAGAAGGGCAAAGTTTACTTTCTATGCCCTTTTGTTAGAATGCCTTTGTTTTTGTGTTGCTTTTTTTGAGCAATACTTTTATAGGTATGCTATTAACACACCTTCACTCTTAAAGAGCGAAGGTGTGTTTTATTTTTATTAGAAAAAGGAGGTGAGGCTCATGAGTGCAGACCCAGAACCGCCACCTGACTCTAGGAGTAATACTATCTATTTTCCGAACCACAAGGCAACGAATACGAAAATAACACTTGCAGGAGGAGAGGGATTCTGTACTCAAAAGTGCCTTATCTCTTTTGATATAGCCTTTCCCCTCCTGCCATTATGGAGGTGACACTCTTTGACAACAAAGACTTATGCCCATGAGTCAGCAGGTTCTATCATGGCTACACACTTTCTGGCTGTACCAGAACATTACAGTGTCAAAGATGCAATTCAGTTTCTAAAACAACATGAAATCAATGGAGAGAATAAATATTATCTCTATGTTACCGATCCCCAAAACGTATTAAAAGGTTTGCTTCCCATTCGCAACTTAGTAAGTGCTTCTGATGAGCAAACTGTGTCCGATGTTATGCAGTCTAAGGTAGTATCAGTCAATGTGAACATGGACCGAGAAGCTGTAGCCAAATTAATGCAACAGCATGATTTTATCTCCATCCCCGTGGTAGATGATCAAGGCGTTCTTGTTGGCATCATTGATGCGGATGATGTCTATGATGTTGTAGAAGAGGAAGCAACAGAAGATTTTCATAAAATGGCACCTGTTGGTTTGTTGAAAACAAGCCTAAAAGACGCCACTGTTGGTTTGCTTTTTCGAAAGCGCGTAGGTTGGTTGTTAGTTCTTGTCTTTATGAATATTTTTTCCGGTGCCGGTATTGCTTATTTTGAAGAGACCATTGAAGCGGTTGTAGCTCTTGTTTTTTTCCTTCCCCTTTTGATTGATAGCGGTGGTAACGCTGGTTCTCAGTCTGCTACTTTAATGGTTCGTGCTTTGGCTACAGGTGACGTAAAGCTCCGTGACTGGACTCGCTTCTTAGGGAAAGAAGTTGCCGTCGCAAGCTTGATGGGTCTGGCGATGGGTCTCGCCGTTGCTACCATTGGCATCTTCCGCGCAGGTCCTGAAGTGGCTGTCGTTGTTGCTTTAACCATGGTGGTTGTTGTTCTTGTCGGCAGTGTGATTGGTATGTCCTTACCTTTTGCTTTGAGCCGTTTACGCCTTGATCCTGCTACAGCCAGTGCGCCTCTTATTACATCCATTGCCGATATTGCAGGCGTTCTTATCTACTTCTCCATCGCGACTTGGTACCTTGGTTCTGTCGGTATGATGTAAAAGAAAGGCTTTTTAGAGAAAGCATCATTACAGAGGTGAATTTTACTGTTTAGATAAAGGTGATCGTTATGAAAAAAGTAAATATAGCTCAAGATCTTAATCAAGAAAAATGGCTTGAAAGAGCCTTGAAAAACTTAGATAAGAAAGAAACAATTCTTTCTCATCTTCTTGTCTATCCTTATGATGCCATGTTAGCTGGCAAAACGATTCAAAGTGAAGGCGTGCTGGTCGCTACCGATAGAAGATTGATTTTTTTCCTAGGTCCTCATGTTCAATCTTATTCTTATTCTGAACTAGACTCGATTCACTTTTCTACTGGTATTTTTGGTCTTTATATTTCTCTTGCTGTAACAGGTAAAAGTGTTGTTATCTTCTGGGTTCATCAAAGCAATGCTGATCAAGTGGACACCTTTATACAACTTACGGAAGATGAGTTGACAAAATATTCTGAACTCCCTAGAGAAAAGACAGCCTTGCCTTCTTATCCTGAAGATTCTGTTGGAACCATTATGACCCGGGAATTTCTAGCAATTCCAGAACAGTATAGGATAGCTGATACAATTCATTTTCTGCGCAATCATGAGATTGGTTTGCAAAGTAAATATTATCTTTACGTTGTTGATAGTGAGCAAAGGTTACGAGGCATTGTACCGATTCGTAAATTACTCTGGGCTTCGAAAGAGCAAAAAGTGGTAGAAGTCATGTCTACGGATCTCGTTTTTGTCGGTATTGATCAAGATCGAGATGTTGTGACTAAGCTTATAGAACAACATTCCTACTTATCCCTTCCTGTTGTTGATACCCGAGGTGTCCTTGTAGGCATTGTTACAGCCGATGATGTCATGGATGTTATGGAAGCAGAAGCAACAGAAGATTTTTATAAAATGGCATCGATTGGCTCTTTCAAAACAAGCCTTAAAGATGCAACGATACCCATGCTTTTCCGAAAAAGAATTGGTTGGCTCCTATTTCTCGTTTTTATGAACATTTTTTCTGGTGCTGCCATTGCTTACTACGAAGATACCATTGCTGCTGTTGTGGCTTTAGTCTTTTTTCTTCCTTTGTTGGTGGATAGCGGTGGCAATGCAGGCAGTCAAGCTGCCACATTGATGGTTCGAGCCCTGGCTACAGGTGACGTACAACTTCGTGACTGGACTCGCTTTCTGGGAAAAGAAGTGGCTGTAGCTGGGTTGATGGGTCTGGCCATGGGTGCTGCTGTTGCTACCATTGGCTTTTTCCGTGCTGGACCGGAAGTGGCCCTTGTTGTCGCTCTCACTATGATTATGGTCGTACTTGTTGGTAGTGTCATTGGTATGTCTCTTCCTTTTGCTCTTAGTCGTATGCGCCTTGATCCTGCCATTGCCAGTGCTCCTCTTATTACATCGATTGGCGATATCTTTGGTGTGCTGATTTACTTTTCTGTTGCTACGTGGTATTTGGGAGCCATTGGCTTGCTTTGATTGATCCCATGTGTTTTTGTTAAGCCTATCTGCAAAAAAAGCCGCCAGAAAGTTTTTCTGGCGGCTTTTTCACAATGTATCACCCAAAAATCCCTACCCACTGCAGCGTAGGTGTAAAGCGATTCCCATTCCACTTAAGTACTGTGATCAAATCGCCCAAACCATCGGCACGATAGCGACCATAAATTCGCTGAAAAGCCAGTAGTTCAAAAACGCCATCATAGTTAAAGTCTACGGGATACAAACCACCAACAGGACTTACATCACCTTCGATCGGTTCTTTTAATCTTCCCTTTTCATCGTAAATTTCAGAAAGATATTCTTTTCCTTTGTAGCGAATGTCTATGGTGTAATGATTCGTGGCGTTTAAGCTCTTTACTTTTACTTGATAATAGTCTAGATACGTTACTTTGTATCGATAAGCTTGGTTGAATTGTTCAAAATCAAAAAGCTTTCGAGCCTGGTTGTCTAAGAAAGAGTACACATATTCGTAGGTGAAAGCGCCAGAGCCTCCTGAGTTAATGGTAAGCTGAATATCTTTTACACCGTCCCCTGTAAAGTCTCCCAAAAAAAGAGTTGGTTCGTAGCCAGCCCTTTCTGTTAGTGGAAGGCTATACAAAGCCGAAGTTTTGCCATCTTGAACTATCAGTTTCATAGTATCAACAAAAGGACTGTCAGGATATGGATAATTCCCTGTTACGTAGACCCAATCAGGAATTCTATCTCCGTTTACATCGCCGATTTGATAAGTAAGAATCTTGCCTTGTAGAGCTTGTGTTGGTGCTTGATGTACCCTTTCATATCTATTGTCCATCCTGTCGTAAGCCTCCTTCGCATATTCGCTCTTATAGAGTATGATGAGAAGGACTTTTTGCGCCTTTACGATTTTTTGGTAGGGTTAGCAAAAAACGCTCTTTAATAGAAGCGCAAAAAAAGTAGCGATTTTACTCGCTACTTTTTTCTCAGAATAAGATTACATATGGAGAACAGAAAAGAATAATTCTTTCCTTATTCCATTTTCTCATCATTATTAATAACAATTTGCCCTTCAAAGACATAGGCATTGTTCATGGCGACAACTTCTCTGAAAAAATGTAAAGGTACATAAGTAGTATTGTCTTTTAGTACCGGCGCTGTTCCTAGTTCTATAGGCCTTATTCCTAGACTGGTATAGGCGTCTTTCCCTATTTGCAAGGAAAAATCTTGACCCACTGTTATACTTTGATCTCTTCCATCCCAAGTTACGCTATACCCCAATGCTTCTGCAATGGAGCGAAGTGGCACCATAATGGTTCCCTTTTCATCAGCATAGGGCTCAGCTGCTTTCACAACTTGATGATTCACCATGTATTCTAGATGGGAAAAATCAAGTTGTAAGATTTCCTCCGTAGTTGGCTCCTTTTCAAATAATACAATGATCTTTATAGGCGTTGTTTGCGGAGGAATGCTGCGTGTGGAAAAGTCATAGAAAACAGCCAATGTTTTGTCTGTTAGATCTCCTTTGTATGGAGCACCACTTGGATATAATATTTCCCTTTCTTCATCGATAGTAAGCTTTAATGCTTGATCTTTACTGAGCAAATTTTCATCAAAGACTTCAACTTTGACGTTACCATCGCTATTTTCAAAGACAATCAATTCAGGTGCGTATTGGGGCGGATAGATCATGATGATGGGCTTATTGGCATCATAATATCCCGTGATCATATCTCCTAGCTTAATTTGCTCTTTACCTGCTACATAAGTCTGTTGAGATACAATTAGATGGGCTTCTTGGCCTTGATCATTTTCGAGAAAGATTTTTAAGGCGCCCACATAGTGTTCCGTAATCTCCTTTACTTTCCCTGTAAAGGAGCCAATGGCAGAAGTTTCTACTTCTATCTCGACATATCTTTCTTCTTCTACTTTTTCAATTATCTCAATGACATCTCTTTTGTGATCACTGCTCACGCCTTTGTCTATTAATAAATTGTTAGCACCAGCAATACCTGGAATGGTTAATAAGGTGACCGTTAATGCACCAGCAATAGCGCCTCTAATATGTTTAATAGTACTCATTGACCGATTACTCCCTTTCTTGTTATTTACTCTATTAGACCCTAGAAAGAGCAAAAAAGTTTCAGCTTATTTTCACAAGTAACATAGAGAATATCTATAACAACCTTTTTGCGCTTGAGAATGGCTGTGCCTTGTTCTACTGAAGCGTTCTCGTGCTTCTATTTTTTATAGCTTTGACAACGTTGTATCTCTTTCAACAAGCTTTGTGTACGATAGGGTTCTGGCAAAGAGGCTCCGCCACGATTCAACTCAATCTCATATTTTTGTGTTGTCGGCAGTCCTGCTTGGCATTTGTATTCTGCAGTCGCTACATAGATCATGACGTTTTCATAAAGATGCTCTTCTATTTTTACAGTTACATATTCTTTTTCGTAGTGTTCAGGATACTGTTCACGATGATCTAAGTATTTATGCCCTCTGTCTGATACCTGATAGAGAACACCATAGACATAACTCTTTTCATCTTTTTCAACATTCGCCCACACATATCGACGGCAGCCACTTCGTTTATTCATACAAAAGCGCCAACCATCTATTCTACCAATGCCAATAAGCTCAAACTCTTCTATAACGCCAGCCTCCATAAGCCGTTCTTTGTCCATGCAAGATCCGTAAGCAAAGTAAAGAATGCTCATTGACCTACCTCCATCGATTAAGTTATATCATGTTCGAAAGAGCACTTGTTCGATTCGGGTTCTACTTCTACCATAGGCAATTTCACCTGCTACAAGGCTGTCAGCGATCACGATGGCCGGAAAAACCACCATGGCACTCCCTGCGAGCAAAAAAGAAAGGCAGTTCTAGTTGTCATGCTTTGTCATACTTGAACTGCCTTTCTATGAATTGGCGATTGCCCTTTGTTTAATGACTCAAATGGATTATTATTTCCCCTTGGGCAGCAAAGCGACTCCACTGTGCTTACACTTACTTCGGAAATAACAAATCCAACACTTTTTCTCCAACAGGTCTTCTTTTCCCTTGATAGGGGTAATAATGCATGTACATAGCTGGATTAAAGTTTAGCTCAATGATGGCATAGTTAGATTCATCACAGGGGCTTTCAATATCTTCAATTATAATATCAACGCCGGTAATGGCCGCTCCTATAGCTTGTGCAGCCTTTACAGCCAGTTCTTTGTAGCTTTCATGAACAAGCTCGGTGTAGTCTATGCTATCACCGCCGGTGCTAATATTGGAGTTCTCTCTTAAAAAGACGACCTCACCCTGCCTTGGAAGATAGTCAAAATCTTTACCCTGGGCTTTGAGGAAGCTTTCCTCGATCTCACCAAGGACGATTTTTTCCAGTGGTGTTTTGTGACCTTGTCCCCGCAAGGGGTCTTTGTTTTTCTCTATCACGAGCTCCCGAATATTTCTTTGCCCATCTCCTTGCACATTGGCCGGTACCCTTTGGAGAACCCCAATTACCTCATTGTCTATAACCAAAAAACGATACTCTTTGCCCGGCACAAAGTGCTCTATTAAGACACTCGCGTCGTGATGAAAAGCGATCTCTAAAGCCCGGTCATATTCCTTCTTGGTGAATTTATCTTTGAAAATGGATATGCCAATTCCATAATTCGTTGATTTTGGTTTCACAACGATGGGACTGTTTTGGAATGTATCAAAGGATAACTTTGCTTTCTCTATATCGTAGTAGCTACTACTAGTCGGTACAGTAAGGTTATGTTCCTTCAATAATTCCTTGGTCACAACCTTATTTTCCATGATTAAGGCGGTGACATAAGAATCCTTCGATGTTTTGGTAGCCTGCTTTACATACTCTACTTGAGACCCTTGCTGTAACTTCAGAAAGTTTTCTTCTCTATCGAGAATCTCAAAAGTAATACCTCTCGTAATAGCATCTCTGATTAAGATTTGAGTCGATAACTCCAAATCTTCAAAACCTCTTAAAATCACATTGCTTCTGCTATCTTCTACATATTCTTTTGCTTTCTCTACATGAAAAGCTACATAGGATTTGTTTTTAGCTTCTTCAATAATTCTATAGGCATAGGTTTTGGTTGGATCTTGAACCTTTTCTCTGGCCCCTTCAATCAGCGTTGCGTAAAAATCTTCTTTAACATTGAATGTTCTTGTTATTTTTGCCATTTCCTGTAGTATATCTAAGGCCGCCGCTCTAAAAGAAACCAACTGCCCCGATTCATCATAAATCGTAAGATCAGCTTGTCTGCCCGCTACGGTTACAGCATCATGGTTCTGGTTCGCAATATCTTGCTCTTTTGCACCAAAAGGCGTCTCTTCGAGTAGTACCATATAAATCATAAAAAGGTGCGTCAAATAGATATCTTCCATGAAGATTCCATTTTTGTTAAAAGGGTTTAGATCAAAGATGCGCAGCTCTAGGTACTGAATTCCCCCATTTTTCAATTGCTCTAAGTTGCCCTTTTTGCCTTTTGCTTTTAATCGTACTGGATTATAAAATTCGTTGGCATTGGCAATCTTACCGTCATCGATCAAGGACTGAATGGCGCTGATATAGCCTTCTAGAGAATCGTAGCTAACAATAAAATCTTCCTCGTTTTTGTATCCACACTTGCTGTTTCTTAAAGAGCTCATATCCTTGAAGTAATAGCTTTCGCTATCTAGTTCTTCGCTCATAGCTGCAAATTTTTCACCAAAAGACTTGTGATAAGCGGGGCTGGCACCGGTTAGGTAGATTAATAACCATCGATACCGCAAAAAGTTTTTGGCCACTTTAAGATATAGCGCATCTTTGAAATCCCTATACTTTTCTTTGCCGCCAAATTCCCTGTGCAAACGCATCAAAAAGTCTTCATCAAAAGAGAAATTGTAGTGAATCCCTGATAGTAACTGCTT containing:
- a CDS encoding DEAD/DEAH box helicase; its protein translation is MPKQRASQISSGDLELREHQKAALEELAKLRREGNSIALLTHATGTGKTTTAVLDAKKMNLPTLLLAHTRELVEQGASTFARLWPEAKVAIIDGDGIRGVHHEVHPWPYQAMEQSNKNLFGKETTMQDDNNSGSNLVLVSTIQYIQRNLIDFDPEQFGYIIIDEAHHATSRTYQQVIGYFHAQFLLGLTATPERMDGQSLLEIFQNVAHRMDLRQAIELGELVPIRCIRVKTNIDLSSLRFNGIRYQAKDLEEKLHIPERNQLIVQAYQELVAGERAVVFCVNVAHAEKMASLFQEKGIAARAVSGQQSRLERQKILKDYEKGILQVLCACDILNEGWDSPETRVLIMARPTLSKVIYLQQLGRGTRKAPGKESLLVIDFVDNGSKYNQALSLHRLFKIREYMAGRYVLASPEKIAEEKAHWDARQWTQERPDLVANLHLWLKDVERVDLFDWQEAVEHMWSHRKVAIELGVDDMTVRNWVKKGKIEADHELPLGRHHYYYFEPERLEEIRTTMGIPKRLPIYEEFFAFLERGDMSSSYKPVLLRAMVDLADETGRVMIADLVERFTFFYRNRAEQNLLVEKPIFRLSRVQDLTTEEIRNILFTMPFEKFERKGYFQQSRELTQVQWAPSLWRKLTVQDKERICNKAEEQIVAYYEHIEKEKRLKK
- a CDS encoding nitroreductase family protein, giving the protein MLDLLKSRRSIRKYQDKKVEEEKVDAILKAALLSPSSRSRRPWEYIAVTNQEVLKKLSQCREHSSQFLASAPLGIVVIADPEACDVWIEDASIASVIIHLTSHSLGLGSCWIQVRERMHKENVKAEEYVKQLLGIPEKYHVESIIAVGYPAEEKKPYDEEKLLYNKIHRETYGIIKRIPNID
- the mgtE gene encoding magnesium transporter, with protein sequence MTTKTYAHESAGSIMATHFLAVPEHYSVKDAIQFLKQHEINGENKYYLYVTDPQNVLKGLLPIRNLVSASDEQTVSDVMQSKVVSVNVNMDREAVAKLMQQHDFISIPVVDDQGVLVGIIDADDVYDVVEEEATEDFHKMAPVGLLKTSLKDATVGLLFRKRVGWLLVLVFMNIFSGAGIAYFEETIEAVVALVFFLPLLIDSGGNAGSQSATLMVRALATGDVKLRDWTRFLGKEVAVASLMGLAMGLAVATIGIFRAGPEVAVVVALTMVVVVLVGSVIGMSLPFALSRLRLDPATASAPLITSIADIAGVLIYFSIATWYLGSVGMM
- the mgtE gene encoding magnesium transporter, with protein sequence MKKVNIAQDLNQEKWLERALKNLDKKETILSHLLVYPYDAMLAGKTIQSEGVLVATDRRLIFFLGPHVQSYSYSELDSIHFSTGIFGLYISLAVTGKSVVIFWVHQSNADQVDTFIQLTEDELTKYSELPREKTALPSYPEDSVGTIMTREFLAIPEQYRIADTIHFLRNHEIGLQSKYYLYVVDSEQRLRGIVPIRKLLWASKEQKVVEVMSTDLVFVGIDQDRDVVTKLIEQHSYLSLPVVDTRGVLVGIVTADDVMDVMEAEATEDFYKMASIGSFKTSLKDATIPMLFRKRIGWLLFLVFMNIFSGAAIAYYEDTIAAVVALVFFLPLLVDSGGNAGSQAATLMVRALATGDVQLRDWTRFLGKEVAVAGLMGLAMGAAVATIGFFRAGPEVALVVALTMIMVVLVGSVIGMSLPFALSRMRLDPAIASAPLITSIGDIFGVLIYFSVATWYLGAIGLL
- a CDS encoding VCBS repeat-containing protein, whose product is MDNRYERVHQAPTQALQGKILTYQIGDVNGDRIPDWVYVTGNYPYPDSPFVDTMKLIVQDGKTSALYSLPLTERAGYEPTLFLGDFTGDGVKDIQLTINSGGSGAFTYEYVYSFLDNQARKLFDFEQFNQAYRYKVTYLDYYQVKVKSLNATNHYTIDIRYKGKEYLSEIYDEKGRLKEPIEGDVSPVGGLYPVDFNYDGVFELLAFQRIYGRYRADGLGDLITVLKWNGNRFTPTLQWVGIFG